A genomic window from Companilactobacillus alimentarius DSM 20249 includes:
- a CDS encoding DnaD domain protein — MATSNFGTDKFTPLVGYWCLPSGHLNDDDRHILTDLYLPILGIEAFSLYLLLWEKLPNKELVTQRKSHAELMSLLGIDLKRFYDARIKAEALGLIRTYQKKDDIGPYYIYQLFEPLSPDEFFQDDLMSIFLYEQVGEKKFHLLADKYSHSNLILKNSNEITKDFLEVFQLSNNDLINAPTEVKNTQSNFKVNENDHQSPSLSEEKVPQLDWELISDRIQHLFKISPDNLLQNQELILNLHAFYDLDENTIINAIGRTCDIVKNEIDPTRLKKDIQDRFEKNANISVRHQANSEKEEKSDDSNLNRSDQLLLKQARELRPAEFLAAQKQKSGGFTGTVESKALRNMAMKSFLSPSVLNIMVYYILQTSPTLTLPLMETVANDWQQNGVKTAEQALKRISDFQNRPRNPKRRYNNKNRKVEQATDWSKIKAKVPKKASQENEQTDLQNRLKRLRNKDN, encoded by the coding sequence TTGGCAACGAGTAATTTTGGAACAGATAAATTCACGCCATTAGTTGGCTACTGGTGCTTACCCAGTGGTCATTTAAATGATGACGATCGGCATATTTTGACGGATTTGTATTTACCAATCTTGGGTATAGAAGCCTTTAGTTTATATTTATTGCTTTGGGAAAAACTACCTAATAAAGAATTAGTTACGCAAAGAAAGAGTCATGCCGAACTAATGAGTTTGTTGGGAATTGATTTAAAACGATTTTATGATGCAAGAATCAAAGCAGAAGCTTTAGGTTTAATTAGAACGTATCAAAAAAAAGATGATATAGGACCATATTACATTTATCAATTGTTTGAGCCACTTTCTCCGGATGAATTTTTTCAAGATGATTTGATGAGCATTTTTTTGTACGAACAAGTTGGTGAAAAAAAATTTCATTTGTTAGCCGATAAGTATTCTCATTCTAATTTGATCTTGAAAAACTCTAATGAAATTACTAAGGATTTTCTGGAAGTCTTTCAATTAAGCAATAACGATTTGATCAATGCCCCTACAGAAGTGAAAAATACGCAGAGTAACTTTAAAGTTAATGAAAATGATCATCAGAGCCCATCTCTGAGCGAAGAGAAAGTACCCCAATTAGACTGGGAATTGATTTCCGATCGGATCCAGCATTTATTTAAAATTAGCCCTGATAATTTATTGCAAAATCAGGAGTTGATTTTGAATTTACATGCTTTTTATGATTTAGATGAAAATACAATAATTAATGCTATTGGACGAACTTGTGATATTGTAAAAAATGAGATTGACCCTACACGATTAAAAAAAGACATTCAGGATCGATTTGAGAAAAATGCCAATATTTCAGTTAGACATCAAGCAAATTCAGAAAAAGAAGAAAAAAGTGATGACAGTAATTTAAATCGTTCTGATCAATTGTTATTAAAGCAAGCTCGAGAGTTGAGGCCGGCAGAATTTTTGGCTGCTCAAAAACAAAAAAGCGGTGGCTTTACTGGTACAGTGGAATCCAAAGCTTTACGGAATATGGCAATGAAGTCATTTCTATCACCATCAGTATTAAATATTATGGTCTATTATATTTTACAGACATCACCAACCTTGACTTTGCCTTTGATGGAGACAGTCGCAAATGATTGGCAGCAAAACGGGGTTAAAACGGCAGAACAGGCTTTGAAACGAATTAGCGATTTTCAAAATCGTCCACGTAATCCTAAACGCCGTTATAACAATAAAAATCGTAAAGTTGAACAAGCGACTGATTGGAGTAAAATTAAAGCTAAGGTACCAAAGAAAGCAAGTCAAGAGAACGAACAGACAGATCTTCAGAATAGACTGAAAAGATTGAGAAATAAGGATAATTAA
- the coaE gene encoding dephospho-CoA kinase (Dephospho-CoA kinase (CoaE) performs the final step in coenzyme A biosynthesis.) gives MSKIYGLTGGIASGKSTVLNLFRQNKFVIYDADYVAREVVKVGTVGLQQITQQFGEGILLPEGTLNRKKLSSIVFSDQEQLAKLNAITRPLIKKEILQTIETNKKSSEKTISIFEIPLLFEGNYQNYFDGVISIYVEPQIQLQRLMKRNGLTKKVALEQINSQMSMDEKKNRADFVIDNSGDLANLTKEFNKLVAQL, from the coding sequence ATGAGTAAGATCTACGGTTTAACGGGAGGAATTGCTTCAGGCAAATCAACCGTTTTAAATCTATTTAGACAAAACAAGTTTGTTATTTATGATGCTGATTATGTGGCTAGAGAAGTGGTCAAAGTTGGTACAGTGGGATTGCAACAGATTACGCAACAATTTGGCGAGGGTATTTTATTGCCTGAGGGAACCTTGAATCGTAAGAAATTAAGTTCCATTGTTTTTAGTGATCAAGAGCAACTAGCTAAATTGAATGCCATTACGAGACCATTGATAAAAAAAGAAATTTTACAGACGATTGAAACTAATAAGAAATCATCTGAAAAGACAATCTCTATTTTTGAAATACCGCTTTTGTTTGAAGGCAATTATCAGAATTATTTTGACGGCGTGATTAGTATCTATGTAGAGCCACAGATTCAATTACAACGTTTAATGAAGCGAAATGGCTTAACCAAAAAAGTTGCTTTGGAGCAGATCAATTCACAAATGTCGATGGACGAGAAAAAGAATCGTGCTGATTTTGTGATTGATAATTCAGGAGATTTAGCAAATCTTACAAAAGAATTTAATAAGTTAGTAGCACAACTTTAA
- the nrdR gene encoding transcriptional regulator NrdR — protein MICPHCHHDSSKVIDSRPSDEGRAIRRRRECEYCGTRFTTFERLEKSPLLVIKKNGNREEFSREKLLHGLVRAAEKRPVTMDQMNDIVDKVENEIRSTGESEVRSQVIGEHVMKILSKVDDVTYIRFASVYREFKDMNGFMQEVQEMMSNGKKIDKK, from the coding sequence TTGATTTGTCCACACTGTCATCATGATTCATCAAAAGTTATTGATAGTCGTCCCAGCGATGAAGGACGTGCAATTAGAAGACGACGTGAATGTGAGTATTGCGGTACTCGTTTCACAACGTTTGAAAGATTAGAGAAGTCACCACTATTAGTCATCAAGAAAAATGGAAATAGGGAAGAATTTAGTCGAGAAAAATTACTTCACGGCTTAGTTCGTGCGGCTGAAAAGCGTCCTGTAACTATGGATCAAATGAATGATATTGTCGACAAAGTTGAAAATGAAATCAGATCTACTGGAGAAAGTGAAGTCAGATCGCAAGTAATCGGTGAGCATGTGATGAAAATATTGTCTAAAGTTGACGATGTGACTTACATACGCTTTGCCAGTGTTTATCGTGAATTTAAAGATATGAATGGTTTCATGCAGGAAGTTCAAGAAATGATGTCCAATGGTAAGAAAATTGATAAGAAGTAA